One [Clostridium] saccharolyticum WM1 DNA segment encodes these proteins:
- a CDS encoding SpoIID/LytB domain-containing protein, with protein sequence MNKKTFIGFVVGIPLLVLILIIIILVNEPEPEGISRGAAYKSAALLLTDRGNCEKMLKDQKQEYFPEKEQNNWYVKYMNYLYIGGYLDPGIIPPKRETAEGFLTYQEAESLAEALVPGSGKKIHDGGKKQNTKIPAGEWWDLYEELRETLDKEGNIKELDVLLYGTPTNVKAASAWTAYTSRGNFQFEGISLDSYIDWELKLLVRNGEIIALKETVTDSITYKNVWLASGEGGTFRVYLGSVERTFPLEASLGQPEEFANNIADISLKRGNLQKVTMKKKKISGKVLAVKEDSIEVEGYGSLKLDKDFKVYRLYGQFEERSITDILVGYDIQDFVVAHGRICAALLVREFDAKSIRVLLMNTNFQSIFHSSVTLSAESGLALSYGEKVVNVPPKAEVIIDTTDERLKDGRIVAAPLEKGDSISVNSIRRSYGTPSYGGTVEIRKEGEGLLLINELYLEDYLTKVVPSEMPDSYEKEALKAQAVCARTYAFRQIQSNTYSKYGAHVDDSTRFQVYNNLPTASKTEEAVRETYGKLLFYDNNPIEAFYFSTSCGHTTDGSVWGGDPAQFPYLDGSLLQDSRGVLNLSTNSDFDEFIKKKDYPAYDSAYPMYRWETSVTNRQLEEEITEVGSILNITVTERGVGGIVKKLRIEGSDGIMTINGEGQVRAKLGNKYMTVTKLDGTMMKNFDSLPSAYIAIENQGVDDKNITTFHIYGGGFGHGVGMSQNGAQAMAKAGKNFEDILKFYYYGTEVREAEQSKE encoded by the coding sequence ATGAATAAAAAGACATTTATCGGATTTGTTGTCGGTATTCCTCTTCTGGTTTTGATTCTCATTATAATTATTCTGGTAAATGAACCGGAACCGGAGGGAATATCAAGAGGGGCCGCATATAAGTCGGCCGCTCTCCTTCTTACCGATAGAGGAAACTGTGAAAAAATGCTGAAGGATCAGAAGCAGGAGTATTTTCCGGAAAAGGAACAGAATAACTGGTATGTGAAATACATGAATTACCTGTATATTGGCGGCTATCTTGATCCCGGTATCATACCGCCGAAAAGGGAAACTGCAGAAGGCTTTCTCACTTATCAGGAGGCGGAAAGCCTGGCAGAAGCCTTGGTCCCTGGCTCAGGAAAGAAAATTCATGATGGCGGGAAAAAACAAAACACGAAGATTCCAGCCGGTGAATGGTGGGATTTGTATGAAGAATTAAGGGAGACCCTGGACAAAGAAGGGAATATTAAGGAGCTTGACGTCCTTCTTTATGGTACTCCCACCAATGTAAAAGCAGCATCAGCCTGGACTGCCTATACCAGCAGGGGGAATTTCCAATTTGAAGGCATCAGCCTGGACTCTTACATAGACTGGGAGCTGAAACTTCTGGTCAGGAACGGCGAGATCATCGCTTTAAAAGAGACGGTTACAGATTCTATAACCTATAAAAATGTCTGGCTGGCCTCAGGTGAGGGAGGAACATTCCGGGTATACCTAGGCTCTGTGGAACGAACCTTTCCCTTAGAGGCTTCTTTGGGCCAGCCGGAGGAGTTTGCCAATAACATTGCCGATATCAGTTTAAAAAGAGGAAACTTACAGAAGGTGACCATGAAGAAAAAGAAGATATCGGGAAAGGTTCTGGCGGTAAAGGAAGACTCCATTGAAGTGGAAGGGTATGGCAGCCTGAAGCTGGATAAGGATTTTAAAGTATACCGGCTGTACGGACAGTTTGAAGAGCGCAGCATTACTGACATTCTGGTAGGATATGACATACAGGATTTTGTGGTAGCCCACGGGAGAATTTGTGCTGCCTTGCTGGTGAGGGAATTTGACGCAAAGAGCATCAGGGTCCTTTTGATGAATACGAATTTTCAGTCGATTTTTCATTCGTCCGTAACCCTCTCTGCGGAAAGCGGCCTGGCATTGTCCTATGGGGAGAAGGTAGTAAACGTTCCTCCAAAGGCGGAGGTGATTATTGATACCACAGATGAGAGGCTGAAGGATGGACGGATCGTAGCAGCTCCCCTGGAAAAAGGAGATTCCATATCCGTTAATTCCATCCGAAGATCCTATGGCACCCCTTCTTATGGCGGGACTGTTGAGATACGAAAGGAAGGGGAAGGACTGCTGCTGATCAATGAGCTGTATCTGGAGGATTATCTGACAAAGGTCGTGCCCAGTGAAATGCCTGACAGCTATGAAAAGGAAGCCTTAAAAGCCCAGGCTGTCTGCGCAAGGACCTATGCTTTCCGGCAGATTCAGAGCAATACCTACAGCAAATACGGTGCTCATGTGGATGACAGCACCAGATTCCAGGTTTACAATAATCTTCCCACCGCATCAAAAACGGAAGAGGCAGTGCGGGAAACCTATGGAAAGCTGTTGTTCTATGATAATAATCCAATTGAAGCCTTTTATTTTTCCACCTCCTGCGGACATACCACCGACGGAAGTGTATGGGGAGGTGATCCGGCCCAGTTCCCCTATCTGGATGGCAGTCTTCTTCAGGACAGCAGGGGAGTCTTAAACCTGTCTACAAACTCTGATTTTGATGAATTTATAAAGAAAAAGGACTATCCGGCTTACGACTCGGCATATCCTATGTACCGTTGGGAGACCTCCGTCACCAACCGGCAGTTAGAGGAGGAGATCACTGAAGTAGGTTCTATCCTAAACATTACGGTAACGGAACGGGGAGTCGGCGGGATTGTGAAAAAGTTGAGGATCGAAGGATCCGACGGCATTATGACGATCAATGGGGAAGGACAGGTGAGGGCAAAACTGGGAAATAAATATATGACCGTCACCAAGCTGGATGGTACTATGATGAAGAATTTTGATTCCCTTCCCAGCGCCTATATTGCTATTGAAAATCAAGGCGTAGATGACAAGAACATTACCACCTTTCATATCTATGGCGGAGGCT
- the leuC gene encoding 3-isopropylmalate dehydratase large subunit, translated as MGMTMTQKILAAHAGLSQVKAGQLIEAELDLVLGNDITSPVAIKEMEKFNKETIFHKDKIALVMDHFIPNKDIKSAENCKCCRDFAGRHEITNYFDVGQMGIEHALLPEKGLVVAGDAVIGADSHTCTYGALGAFSTGVGSTDMAAGMVTGKAWFKVPSAIKFELIGKPSQWVGGKDVILHIIGMIGVDGALYKSMEFSGEGIRNLSMDDRFTICNMAIEAGGKNGIFPVDDLAVQYMKDHSKREYKIYEADQDAEYEAVYTIDLSTLEPTVSFPHLPENTRTIGTFEEIPVDQAVIGSCTNGRLDDMRIAAAVMKGRKVAKNVRCIVIPATQEIYLQSMKEGLLEIFIEAGAVVSTPTCGPCLGGYMGILAAGERCISTTNRNFVGRMGHVDSEVYLSSPAVAAASAITGHISAPAELGL; from the coding sequence ATGGGAATGACGATGACCCAGAAAATTTTGGCAGCCCATGCAGGGCTTTCCCAGGTGAAAGCTGGACAGCTGATTGAAGCGGAACTGGATCTGGTATTGGGAAATGATATCACATCTCCGGTTGCCATTAAGGAAATGGAGAAATTTAATAAGGAAACGATCTTTCACAAAGATAAGATTGCATTGGTTATGGATCATTTTATTCCAAATAAAGATATTAAATCCGCAGAAAACTGTAAATGCTGCCGTGATTTTGCCGGCAGACACGAAATTACCAATTATTTCGACGTGGGACAAATGGGAATTGAGCATGCCCTTCTTCCGGAAAAGGGGCTGGTGGTTGCAGGAGATGCAGTTATTGGAGCAGATTCCCATACGTGTACCTACGGTGCCCTGGGAGCTTTTTCCACCGGTGTCGGCAGTACGGATATGGCGGCAGGCATGGTGACCGGAAAAGCCTGGTTCAAGGTGCCTTCTGCAATAAAATTTGAGCTGATAGGAAAACCTTCCCAATGGGTCGGCGGAAAAGATGTCATTCTGCATATCATAGGCATGATCGGCGTAGACGGCGCCTTATATAAGTCCATGGAATTTTCTGGGGAAGGCATCAGGAATCTATCCATGGATGACCGTTTTACCATTTGCAACATGGCCATTGAAGCAGGCGGTAAAAACGGCATATTCCCGGTGGATGACCTGGCTGTTCAGTACATGAAGGACCATTCAAAGCGTGAATACAAGATTTATGAGGCAGATCAGGATGCAGAATATGAGGCAGTTTATACCATTGACTTATCCACGCTGGAGCCAACCGTATCATTTCCTCACCTTCCTGAAAATACCAGGACCATAGGAACCTTTGAGGAGATCCCGGTGGACCAGGCGGTGATCGGCTCCTGTACCAACGGCAGACTGGATGATATGCGCATAGCAGCTGCTGTCATGAAAGGACGGAAAGTGGCAAAAAATGTTCGCTGCATTGTGATTCCAGCCACCCAGGAAATCTATCTGCAGTCCATGAAAGAAGGACTATTAGAGATTTTCATCGAAGCCGGAGCGGTAGTCAGCACACCGACCTGCGGTCCGTGTCTTGGGGGGTATATGGGAATCCTGGCGGCGGGAGAACGCTGCATCTCAACCACCAACCGGAATTTTGTGGGACGTATGGGTCATGTGGACTCGGAGGTATATTTGTCCAGCCCTGCAGTGGCTGCTGCAAGCGCTATTACCGGCCATATATCTGCGCCGGCTGAACTGGGATTATAG
- a CDS encoding AI-2E family transporter yields the protein MKERKFGNYICWGITALCVIALSIAFAFFLSRFQAVKDTAKLVIGILMPVIYGAVLAYLLLPVYNKSRDLTNHILSSAWKNENGVKSVSSAMATLVSLIFLFVIVVGLFWMIIPEIYNSVMGLQESLGENINDLALWLQKMFEDNPAVEQAVIPIYDRLTSQLQNWMTSDLVPNMSMLIGSLSIGLLSVVLVLKNILIGVIVMVYLLNIKGTLSAQCKKIIYSVFSVKTANRAIDEIRFVHRVFGGFITGKILDSLIIGIMCFVLLNAMKMPYALLVSVIVGVTNVIPFFGPFIGAVPSAFLILLVSPVKCLYFLIFILLLQQFDGNILGPKILGQSTGLPSFWVLFSILFFGGLMGFVGMIIAVPTFAVFYSVVSRLVNRSLAKKNLSLKTADYFELERIDEDKKTFMR from the coding sequence ATGAAAGAAAGAAAATTTGGAAATTATATATGCTGGGGAATTACAGCCCTTTGCGTTATTGCCTTGAGCATTGCCTTTGCCTTTTTCCTTTCCAGGTTTCAGGCTGTAAAAGATACGGCAAAATTAGTGATAGGAATTCTGATGCCGGTCATTTACGGAGCTGTGCTTGCATATCTTTTACTGCCGGTCTATAACAAGTCCAGAGACCTTACAAATCACATACTTTCTTCCGCGTGGAAAAACGAAAACGGGGTGAAGTCTGTTTCCAGTGCCATGGCAACTTTGGTCAGCCTCATTTTTCTGTTTGTGATCGTAGTCGGACTCTTTTGGATGATCATTCCTGAGATTTATAACAGCGTCATGGGACTTCAGGAGTCACTGGGGGAGAACATCAATGATCTGGCCCTGTGGCTCCAGAAAATGTTTGAGGATAACCCTGCCGTAGAACAGGCGGTCATACCCATATATGACCGGCTGACAAGCCAGCTTCAAAATTGGATGACCTCTGACCTTGTTCCCAATATGTCCATGCTCATCGGCAGCCTTTCCATCGGACTGCTAAGCGTGGTGCTTGTCCTTAAAAACATCCTGATCGGTGTCATAGTTATGGTCTATCTTTTAAATATAAAGGGGACCCTTTCTGCCCAGTGCAAGAAGATTATTTACAGTGTATTTTCTGTGAAAACGGCGAACCGGGCAATCGATGAAATCCGCTTTGTTCACCGGGTTTTCGGCGGATTCATAACCGGTAAGATTTTAGATTCCCTGATTATTGGAATTATGTGCTTTGTCCTTTTAAACGCCATGAAAATGCCTTATGCCCTGCTGGTAAGCGTGATTGTGGGAGTAACCAATGTAATCCCGTTTTTCGGACCGTTTATCGGAGCCGTACCAAGTGCATTCCTCATCCTTTTGGTCAGCCCTGTTAAATGCCTGTATTTCCTGATATTCATACTTTTGCTCCAACAGTTTGACGGAAATATACTGGGACCGAAAATATTGGGACAATCCACAGGTCTTCCCAGCTTTTGGGTGCTGTTTTCCATCCTGTTTTTCGGAGGCCTTATGGGATTTGTAGGGATGATCATAGCTGTGCCCACCTTTGCTGTGTTCTACAGCGTAGTTTCAAGACTGGTAAACCGTTCTCTGGCGAAAAAAAACCTTTCTCTTAAAACGGCAGACTATTTTGAACTGGAGCGAATTGATGAAGATAAAAAAACATTTATGAGATAA
- a CDS encoding cell wall hydrolase — MLTLRSILQNICQFFRGMTFKVTKRMYRSSAVFMAGAAIITVVAFTSAGFGSGGRNALTAFAETPETEDVTDQEEVKEETAAQEKAQIKITEARMQAQQLAGDFLEKEVIQKQELAEESKAEIERINDRIAMEEEAKRQAEVAAKRAEEAKKAEEARIAAEEAARKAEEEKALQAMSISQEDYKVLQRIVQAEAGICDDRGKILVANVILNRVKSGEFPDTVKGVVYETSQFSPVSNGSINSVKVTDDTKQCVDRALKGEDYSNGALYFMNRGGSRRGAVSWFDSHLTYLFQHGNHEFFK; from the coding sequence ATGCTTACACTACGCTCTATCCTTCAGAATATTTGTCAGTTTTTCAGAGGGATGACCTTTAAGGTCACAAAGCGGATGTATCGTTCTTCCGCAGTATTCATGGCGGGTGCGGCAATTATTACTGTTGTGGCTTTCACCTCAGCAGGCTTTGGAAGCGGCGGCAGAAATGCGCTGACGGCATTTGCAGAAACGCCGGAAACGGAAGACGTCACGGATCAGGAAGAAGTAAAAGAAGAAACCGCTGCTCAGGAAAAAGCCCAAATAAAGATTACAGAAGCCCGGATGCAGGCACAGCAGCTGGCCGGTGATTTTCTGGAAAAAGAGGTAATTCAAAAGCAGGAGCTGGCGGAAGAATCAAAGGCGGAGATAGAACGGATCAATGACCGGATCGCTATGGAGGAAGAGGCGAAACGGCAGGCAGAAGTAGCGGCTAAAAGGGCAGAAGAAGCGAAAAAAGCGGAAGAAGCAAGAATAGCGGCAGAAGAGGCAGCCCGAAAAGCTGAAGAGGAAAAAGCGCTTCAGGCTATGTCCATATCCCAGGAAGATTATAAAGTCTTGCAGCGGATCGTGCAGGCGGAGGCCGGCATTTGTGATGACAGGGGAAAGATCCTTGTTGCCAATGTGATCTTAAACCGTGTTAAGAGCGGTGAATTTCCAGATACGGTAAAAGGAGTCGTCTATGAGACGTCTCAGTTTTCACCAGTGTCAAACGGTAGCATTAATTCCGTAAAAGTGACAGATGATACGAAACAGTGTGTTGACCGTGCTCTGAAAGGAGAGGACTATTCCAATGGAGCCCTGTATTTTATGAACCGCGGGGGTTCAAGAAGAGGTGCGGTAAGCTGGTTTGATTCTCATTTGACCTATTTGTTCCAGCATGGAAACCATGAATTTTTTAAATAA
- a CDS encoding YhcH/YjgK/YiaL family protein, giving the protein MIFDSAKNLDFYRNLGMDGRYEKAVDFLKNTDLESLAPGKYEIDGKNVFANVTEYTTVPWEEAKYEAHHDYTDIQYMISGSETMTYARIDELAEKVPYNEEKDVVFYDNENPGLKVVVKAGEYMIFNPWDGHKPKAAAGEPAFIKKVIVKIKEN; this is encoded by the coding sequence ATGATTTTTGACTCAGCAAAGAACCTTGATTTTTACAGAAATCTTGGAATGGATGGAAGATACGAAAAAGCGGTTGATTTTCTGAAGAACACAGATTTGGAGAGCCTGGCGCCAGGCAAATATGAGATTGATGGCAAGAACGTTTTTGCCAATGTAACAGAGTATACTACGGTTCCATGGGAGGAAGCCAAGTACGAAGCTCACCATGATTATACAGATATCCAATATATGATATCCGGTTCTGAAACCATGACGTATGCACGGATCGATGAACTGGCTGAAAAAGTACCTTATAACGAAGAAAAAGATGTTGTATTTTACGACAATGAAAATCCAGGCTTAAAAGTGGTAGTAAAGGCTGGAGAATATATGATATTTAATCCTTGGGATGGCCATAAACCTAAGGCGGCTGCCGGTGAACCGGCTTTTATCAAAAAAGTAATTGTTAAAATCAAAGAAAATTAA
- a CDS encoding phosphoenolpyruvate carboxykinase (ATP), with protein sequence MSTKAYYPINEIGKGKPGFATTRSIIEAPFYGNNVIKVNTLREAYELAKNSPGTVVTDMPVYRGEEFGLDKDAKVLLFNDGAITGRYATARRIAGEPGVNCGALDKVVMDAVYETRWKTMYHAEVFAGLDPEFMVKVHLLIPEGEENILYNWMLNFQYMSDEYAKMYKASKPIGDGKEADIYIFSDPQWNGSDRPGVDLSCLSDPKCLCYFNTDQNCAAILGMRYFGEHKKGTLTMVWALANRNGYASCHGGQKEYNLTDGSKYVASVFGLSGSGKSTITHAKHGGKYDVTVLHDDAFIINTDTCSSVAIEPTYFDKTQDYPTGCEDNKYLLTAQNCSCTLDEDGKIQLVTEDIRNGNGRAIKSKLWSPNRVDKIDAPVNAIFWIMKDPTIPPVVKLKGASLASVMGATLATKRSSAERLAPGADPNALVVVPYANPFRTYPLANDYEKFKKLVEEKNVDCYIINTGDFMGKKVQPKDTLGILEAIVDKTAQFKQWGPFSDIEIFEWEGFVPNLDDAAYAEQLKARMEDRVKFVANTAVVKEGYDKLPDDALAALEKIVAELK encoded by the coding sequence ATGTCAACAAAAGCTTATTATCCAATCAATGAAATTGGAAAGGGTAAACCAGGTTTTGCAACTACGCGTTCGATCATTGAAGCTCCGTTTTATGGAAACAACGTAATTAAAGTTAATACACTTAGAGAGGCATATGAACTGGCAAAAAATTCACCAGGAACCGTGGTAACGGATATGCCCGTATACAGAGGAGAGGAATTTGGCCTGGATAAGGATGCCAAGGTTCTCTTATTTAATGATGGTGCGATAACCGGACGTTATGCGACCGCAAGAAGAATTGCAGGAGAACCCGGTGTAAATTGCGGCGCTCTAGATAAAGTTGTTATGGACGCAGTTTATGAGACCCGCTGGAAAACAATGTATCATGCAGAAGTTTTTGCCGGTCTTGACCCTGAATTTATGGTGAAAGTACATCTACTTATTCCGGAAGGAGAAGAAAATATTCTGTATAACTGGATGCTCAACTTCCAGTATATGTCTGACGAATATGCGAAAATGTATAAAGCTTCTAAACCAATCGGCGATGGAAAGGAAGCTGATATCTATATTTTCTCTGATCCTCAGTGGAACGGTTCTGACCGTCCCGGAGTCGATCTGTCCTGTTTAAGCGATCCAAAATGTTTATGCTATTTTAATACGGACCAGAACTGCGCGGCAATCCTGGGTATGAGATATTTCGGCGAGCATAAAAAGGGAACCCTTACTATGGTATGGGCTTTGGCAAACCGCAATGGATATGCTTCCTGCCACGGCGGACAGAAAGAATATAACTTAACCGATGGATCCAAATATGTTGCATCTGTATTTGGTTTATCCGGCTCAGGAAAATCCACCATTACCCATGCAAAGCATGGCGGAAAATATGATGTTACCGTTCTCCATGACGATGCATTTATTATCAATACCGACACTTGCTCATCGGTAGCAATTGAACCAACATACTTTGATAAAACACAGGATTATCCGACTGGCTGTGAAGATAATAAATATCTTTTAACTGCCCAGAACTGCTCCTGCACCTTAGATGAAGACGGAAAGATCCAGCTGGTAACAGAGGACATCAGAAACGGCAACGGACGTGCCATCAAATCAAAACTGTGGTCTCCTAACCGTGTGGATAAGATTGATGCTCCGGTCAATGCGATTTTCTGGATCATGAAGGATCCTACCATTCCGCCGGTAGTAAAGTTAAAAGGCGCTTCCCTGGCATCTGTTATGGGCGCAACCCTTGCAACAAAGAGATCATCAGCAGAAAGACTGGCACCGGGAGCGGATCCCAATGCTCTGGTGGTTGTACCTTATGCCAACCCATTCAGAACCTATCCTCTTGCCAATGACTATGAGAAATTTAAAAAGCTGGTAGAAGAGAAGAACGTAGATTGCTATATTATCAACACTGGTGATTTCATGGGTAAAAAGGTTCAGCCAAAGGATACTTTAGGCATCCTGGAAGCTATTGTGGATAAGACCGCTCAGTTCAAGCAGTGGGGCCCGTTCTCTGACATTGAAATCTTTGAGTGGGAAGGCTTTGTTCCTAACCTTGATGATGCCGCTTATGCGGAGCAGTTAAAGGCCCGTATGGAAGACCGGGTGAAATTCGTTGCCAATACTGCAGTAGTGAAAGAAGGCTATGACAAGCTTCCTGATGATGCTCTGGCAGCACTTGAGAAAATCGTTGCAGAATTAAAGTAA
- a CDS encoding HAD family hydrolase — protein sequence MNKDYFLFDLDGTLTDPKEGITKSVQYALRHFDIEVNHLDELCCFIGPPLKDSFMEYYGFSEKQAREAIDIYREYFSGKGLYENKAYDGVAEVLQSFLAAGKKLYVASSKPEIFVRKILKHFELDSFFLFMGGADMEETRVKKADVIRYVLKECGIRDLDKTVMIGDRKHDVLGAKETGIASVGVLYGYGSRQELKEAGADVLAETIFDLQNLI from the coding sequence ATGAATAAAGATTATTTTTTATTTGATTTGGATGGGACCCTTACAGATCCCAAAGAAGGGATAACAAAATCCGTCCAGTATGCTCTCCGTCATTTTGACATTGAGGTGAATCATTTAGATGAGCTTTGCTGCTTTATCGGTCCGCCACTGAAAGACAGCTTTATGGAGTATTACGGCTTCAGCGAGAAACAGGCAAGAGAGGCCATTGATATTTACCGGGAATACTTTTCCGGGAAAGGGCTGTATGAAAATAAGGCATACGATGGAGTTGCAGAGGTTTTGCAGTCATTTCTCGCGGCAGGGAAAAAGCTTTATGTAGCCTCCTCAAAGCCTGAAATCTTTGTCAGGAAGATACTTAAACATTTTGAACTGGATTCCTTTTTCTTATTTATGGGCGGTGCCGACATGGAGGAAACCCGGGTGAAAAAAGCTGATGTGATCCGTTATGTATTAAAGGAATGCGGCATCAGGGATTTGGACAAAACGGTGATGATCGGAGACCGGAAGCATGATGTTCTGGGAGCAAAGGAAACCGGAATTGCATCTGTTGGGGTGCTTTACGGTTATGGAAGCAGGCAGGAGCTGAAAGAGGCAGGAGCTGATGTTCTGGCGGAGACAATTTTTGATTTGCAGAATCTCATATAG
- the ybaK gene encoding Cys-tRNA(Pro) deacylase, producing the protein MVKTNAMRMLDKAKIEYTTREYEVDEQNLSGSHAADMMGADHGCVFKTLVLKGEKMGYLVCCIPVDGELDLKKVAKAAGDKKVEMIPMKDLQKITGYIRGGCSPIGMKKQFPTFIEESARSYSEIVVSGGLRGQQIALQPQSLIGFVKGRFASLMQD; encoded by the coding sequence ATGGTAAAGACAAATGCTATGCGCATGCTGGACAAAGCAAAGATCGAATATACCACCAGGGAGTATGAAGTGGATGAGCAGAATTTATCCGGCAGCCACGCAGCGGATATGATGGGCGCGGATCATGGGTGCGTATTTAAAACTCTTGTATTAAAAGGTGAAAAAATGGGATATCTGGTCTGCTGTATTCCGGTGGATGGGGAATTGGATTTGAAAAAAGTGGCGAAGGCTGCCGGAGATAAGAAGGTAGAAATGATTCCCATGAAAGATTTGCAGAAAATCACCGGATACATTAGGGGAGGCTGTTCTCCTATCGGCATGAAAAAACAATTTCCTACGTTTATTGAAGAATCGGCCCGTTCTTATTCGGAAATTGTCGTCAGCGGAGGATTAAGAGGTCAGCAGATCGCTCTTCAACCACAGTCTCTCATTGGCTTTGTAAAGGGCAGATTTGCATCCTTAATGCAGGATTAG
- the leuD gene encoding 3-isopropylmalate dehydratase small subunit, with translation MKACGSVFKYGDNVDTDVIIPARYLNITDGNELAKHCMEDIDKNFVTNVKKGDIIVANKNFGCGSSREHAPLVIKCAGVSCVIAETFARIFYRNAINIGLPIIECPEAARAIEAGSEVEVDFDSGIITDRTTGESFQGQAFPPFMQEIISAGGLFPYINKKK, from the coding sequence ATGAAGGCATGTGGATCTGTTTTTAAATACGGAGATAACGTGGACACGGATGTTATCATTCCAGCTAGATATTTAAATATCACAGATGGGAATGAGCTGGCGAAGCATTGTATGGAGGATATTGACAAGAATTTTGTAACCAATGTAAAAAAGGGGGACATAATTGTCGCAAATAAAAACTTTGGATGTGGTTCTTCCAGAGAGCATGCGCCTCTGGTAATCAAGTGTGCAGGAGTAAGCTGTGTCATTGCCGAGACATTTGCCAGGATCTTCTACCGGAATGCCATTAACATCGGTCTTCCTATAATAGAATGTCCGGAAGCTGCCAGGGCCATTGAAGCAGGAAGTGAAGTGGAAGTTGATTTTGACAGCGGCATCATTACCGACAGGACTACCGGCGAATCCTTCCAGGGACAGGCATTTCCTCCCTTCATGCAGGAAATCATTTCGGCGGGAGGATTATTTCCCTATATTAATAAGAAGAAATAA
- a CDS encoding LysR family transcriptional regulator has protein sequence MDQNLSQYKIFYEVAKAGNISKAAKELYISQPAISKSISKLEDSLEVALFTRNSRGVQLTEEGKLLFHHAKAAFEELNRGELELKRVKDFNIGHLKIGVSNTLCKYILLPYLKGFIEKFPHIKITIESQSTSHTIIMLEQQRIDLGLIAEPTSRRPLLFQPIMDIQDIFVATRSYLDNLYLREGPDADLFQTGNILLLDKNNMTRKYIDEYLNEHQIVPNQLLEVTTMDLLIEFAKIGLGIGCVIKEFVQEELDRGDLIQIPLKPAIRKRTIGFAYHPGGVSTAMENFFNAMRDAGIRA, from the coding sequence ATGGATCAAAACCTTTCCCAGTATAAAATTTTTTATGAAGTTGCAAAAGCCGGCAATATTTCAAAGGCTGCAAAAGAGCTGTACATCAGCCAGCCTGCCATCAGCAAATCCATCAGCAAGCTGGAGGACAGTCTGGAGGTGGCTTTATTTACCAGAAATTCAAGAGGCGTCCAGCTTACAGAAGAGGGAAAGCTTCTATTTCATCATGCAAAGGCTGCTTTTGAAGAATTAAACCGTGGGGAGCTGGAACTGAAGCGGGTTAAGGATTTCAATATCGGACACTTAAAAATCGGTGTCAGCAATACGCTTTGCAAATATATCCTTCTTCCTTATTTAAAGGGGTTTATTGAGAAGTTTCCTCATATTAAGATCACCATTGAAAGCCAGTCCACTTCCCATACGATTATCATGCTGGAACAGCAGCGCATAGATCTGGGGCTGATCGCAGAGCCTACCAGCCGCCGTCCCCTTTTGTTTCAGCCGATTATGGATATCCAGGATATTTTTGTGGCAACCAGATCCTATCTGGATAACCTTTATTTGAGGGAAGGTCCGGATGCAGACCTGTTCCAGACAGGAAATATCCTGCTCTTGGACAAAAACAACATGACCAGAAAATACATTGATGAGTATCTCAATGAACATCAGATTGTACCAAACCAGCTTTTAGAAGTTACTACCATGGATCTGCTCATTGAATTTGCAAAAATCGGTCTGGGTATCGGATGTGTGATCAAGGAATTTGTCCAGGAGGAACTGGACCGTGGAGATTTAATCCAGATCCCCTTGAAACCGGCCATCAGGAAGAGAACCATTGGATTCGCTTATCACCCCGGGGGAGTGTCTACGGCTATGGAGAATTTTTTTAATGCCATGAGAGACGCCGGAATCCGGGCCTGA